CCGGGGGGCGCCACCTCCGTCCTGGAGGAGGAACGGACGGCGCCCACGCTCGAACGGGCGCCCCCGGTCGAGGAGAAGGCGCCGCCCAAGCCCGAGATCGAGGTCCCGCCGCCGTCGGCGGGACGCCTGGTCCGGCTGCGGGCCAGGCTGGCGCGCTCGCAGAACGCGCTCGGCAAGACGCTGCTGGGGCTGCTGTCGCGGGACACCCTCGACGACGACGCCTGGGACGAGATCGAGGACACCCTGATCGGCGCCGACATCGGCGTGACGGTGTCCCGGGAGATCACCGAGGCGCTGCGGACGCGCGTCCAGGTGCTGGGCGCGCGCACCCCCGCCGAGGTGCGCGCCCTGCTGAAGGAGGAGCTGGTCAAGCAGGTCACCGCCGGCTTCGACGAGGCCGCCGACCGGGTGCTTCGGACGGCCCCGCACGGCACCCGGCCCGCGGTGGTGCTGGTCGTCGGGGTCAACGGCACCGGCAAGACCACCACCTGCGGCAAGCTGGCCCGGGTCCTGGTGGGCGACGGCCGCAGCGTCGTGCTGGGCGCCGCCGACACGTTCCGCGCCGCCGCCGCCGACCAGTTGGAGACCTGGGGGAGCCGCGTCGGGGCGCAGGTGGTCCGCAAGGACGAGGGCGCCGACCCGGCCAGCGTCGCGTTCGACGCGGTCAAGCAGGGTGTGGACGGCAAGGTGGACACGGTGATCGTGGACACCGCCGGCCGGCTGCACACCAAGACCGGGCTGATGGACGAGCTCGGCAAGGTCAAGCGGGTGGTGGAGAAGCAGGCCGCGGTGGACGAGGTGCTGCTGGTGCTGGACGCCACCACCGGGCAGAACGGCATGCAGCAGGCCCGGGTGTTCGCCGAGGTCGTCAACGTGACCGGCATCGTGCTCACCAAGCTGGACGGCACCGCCAAGGGCGGCATCGTGATCCAGGTGCAGCGGGAGCTGGGCGTGCCGGTGAAGCTGGTCGGCCTGGGGGAGGGGCCGGACGATCTGGCCCCGTTCGAGGCCGAGGCCTTCGTGGACGCCATCCTGGGGGACTGAGCCGCCCCTGACGTCCCGTGCGCCCCACGATGCCGATCGTGGGGCGCATTTCCCTTTTCCGGCATGACGAAACGTTGGCAACTCCACATGTCGGACGGGAACCCGGATCGGTTGGAACGCGCCACCGGTGAGGGTTCGGAAACACTTCCGAAACACAGGGCGGCTGGGTTTCACACCCTTGAAACACCTGAGCCGTTCGGGTGAAACCCCCGAGCCGGAACCTCTACGCAGTCAACGTTCCGTGCCGAGGAGGGGCTCTCTCCGAGATGAAGATCGATAGCGGCAATACCGCCTGGTTGCTGGTGAGTACAGCACTCGTCCTGCTCATGACCCCCGGAGTCGCCTTCTTCTACGGCGGCATGAGCCGGGCCAAGAGCGTGCTCAACATGATGATGATGAGCTTCGTCAGCATCGCCGTGGTCGGCATGGTGTGGGCCGTGTACGGCTACTCCCTCGCCTTCACCGACGGCGGCGGGCTGAACGACTTCATCGGCGGCTTCGACGACTGGGGCCTGGTCGGGCTGGAGAACGCGGCCACCCTCGACGACGGGACCGGCATCCCGTCCCTCGTCTTCGTCGCCTTCCAGGCCACCTTCGCCATCATCACCGTCGCCCTGATCAGCGGGGCCATCGCCGACCGCGCCAAGTTCGGCGCCTGGGTGGTCTTCACCCTGATCTGGGTGACCATCGTCTACATCCCGATCGCCCACTGGGTCTGGTTCTTCGGGCCGGAGGACGGCGAGGGCGGCTGGATCGGCGCGGGGATCGGGGCGCTCGACTTCGCCGGCGGCACCGTGGTCCACATCAACGCGGGCGCCGCGGCGCTGGCGCTGGCCCTGGTGCTGGGCAAGCGCAAGGGCTGGCCGCGTGACCCGATGCGGCCGCACAACCTGCCGTTCGTGCTGCTGGGCGCGGCCCTGCTGTGGTTCGGCTGGTTCGGCTTCAACGCCGGCTCGGCGCTGGGCGCCAAC
The DNA window shown above is from Thermomonospora umbrina and carries:
- the ftsY gene encoding signal recognition particle-docking protein FtsY — encoded protein: MEPVILIIALAVLAVVVGGVLLLRPGRRAARPPVPPPPEQRATPGGATSVLEEERTAPTLERAPPVEEKAPPKPEIEVPPPSAGRLVRLRARLARSQNALGKTLLGLLSRDTLDDDAWDEIEDTLIGADIGVTVSREITEALRTRVQVLGARTPAEVRALLKEELVKQVTAGFDEAADRVLRTAPHGTRPAVVLVVGVNGTGKTTTCGKLARVLVGDGRSVVLGAADTFRAAAADQLETWGSRVGAQVVRKDEGADPASVAFDAVKQGVDGKVDTVIVDTAGRLHTKTGLMDELGKVKRVVEKQAAVDEVLLVLDATTGQNGMQQARVFAEVVNVTGIVLTKLDGTAKGGIVIQVQRELGVPVKLVGLGEGPDDLAPFEAEAFVDAILGD
- a CDS encoding ammonium transporter, which translates into the protein MKIDSGNTAWLLVSTALVLLMTPGVAFFYGGMSRAKSVLNMMMMSFVSIAVVGMVWAVYGYSLAFTDGGGLNDFIGGFDDWGLVGLENAATLDDGTGIPSLVFVAFQATFAIITVALISGAIADRAKFGAWVVFTLIWVTIVYIPIAHWVWFFGPEDGEGGWIGAGIGALDFAGGTVVHINAGAAALALALVLGKRKGWPRDPMRPHNLPFVLLGAALLWFGWFGFNAGSALGANGTAAVAFINTLLATCGAAFAWIVVEKIRDGSSTTLGIASGAVAGLVGITPACAFVTPLGAIALGLVVGAVCAYAVSLKYKLGFDDSLDVVGVHMVGGIVGALLIGILATTAVNEAGADGLLAGGGVSLLGKQAVSVLATLAYSFIVTLIIGKLIDMTMGFRISEEDEVAGIDSTAHAETAYDFGSIHAGAGVGGTLAPSPAADGAPTKVEA